One window of Acipenser ruthenus chromosome 45, fAciRut3.2 maternal haplotype, whole genome shotgun sequence genomic DNA carries:
- the LOC117398399 gene encoding break repair meiotic recombinase recruitment factor 1-like isoform X2, translating to MSKRKRQQSAGGKRKGTTKKKKVTQEKASGTVNEESAACGQQAELRCEDDRAAPSSAEERGVAGRSESEGGDGAHKLSPGVKDCFLPLAQNILPGRSSTAGLSCDDDEEDDDDVAQPSAPEDTTSDQHRGVGEGPGQGDATLHSHGGAQGPNHKASTSGEQRQEADPERQQPTVTEQGGAGEGVQELLPHPEGCGTPGLKASLGLEGTETQGGGVAGSPQGGLACLLGSAEAVFTEGGKQSKSAKPKHVETYPETQAETSADLQGKGVAEPCIEAGAQPAPPHSHCGTPGEPPALPAAAASAASVPEREESTRLCKGVIPRQGRGVAMEKGSQVFPNPGSGTTTLPRASAASWSPRSCAGRSRIRLGNEDAESAAGRKIQDSEEAGPEMNEKDFMRKTQQSHSQSRTETEELKASQSFGEGEGSDWGQIKLSENNKLSTSSSSAAAAAESKPAAVYVNPCVLEERDWESRFAVLEMEDSSDAGAGQRKAKGAARSRRCKPATSAAAAAAGKREVRTVLVCAETACPDLTHTEAEGSLQGAAGAGGQTDPASAAQDREEGGPHPITPAAARGSPESEREDTGATQSCEDHSEWDSEFLQSCSTQRFPDSCSLPAPLPVLGTESGGSALELPLSIGSISDSQLHEITLGEAMPEPRSQSLQDYEDASELVCGLIEELSQINRLIMLTHRELQSGRNPRRARLGWRGAARYTANPKDL from the exons ATGTCTAAAAGGAAGAGGCAACAATCTGCAG GCGGTAAGCGAAAAGGAAcgacaaagaaaaagaaagtaaCACAGGAGAAGGCTTCGGGGACTGTGAACGAGGAGAGCGCCGCCTGTGGTCAGCAAGCGGAACTGCGCTGTGAGGATGACCGCGCTGCCCCGAGCAgcgcagaggagagaggagtcgcAGGGAG GTCAGAGAGTGAGGGGGGAGACGGCGCTCACAAACTCAGCCCTGGAGTGAAGGACTGCTTCCTACCGTTAGCCCAG AATATCCTCCCGGGCCGCTCCTCCACTGCGGGCTTATCCTgcgatgatgatgaggaggatgatgatgatgtcgcTCAGCCCAGCGCGCCGGAGGATACCACTTCGGACCAGCACAGGGGGGTAGGGGAAGGGCCGGGGCAGGGAGACGCCACCCTCCACAGTCACGGGGGAGCGCAGGGGCCGAACCACAAAGCCAGCACttcgggagagcagagacagGAGGCAGATCCAGAGAGGCAGCAGCCCACTGTAACGGAGCAAGGGGGGGCAGGAGAGGGGGTGCAGGAGCTCCTACCCCATCCCGAGGGGTGCGGGACCCCTGGATTAAAAGCCTCTCTGGGGTTGGAGGGTACAGAAACGCAGGGCGGTGGTGTTGCTGGTAGTCCACAGGGAGGGCTAGCCTGTTTATTAGGGAGCGCGGAGGCTGTGTTTACAGAGGGGGGGAAGCAGTCCAAGTCAGCCAAGCCGAAACACGTTGAGACTTACCCCGAGACACAGGCTGAAACATCGGCCGATCTGCAGGGAAAGGGGGTGGCGGAGCCTTGCATCGAAGCTGGGGCTCAGCCTGCACCCCCACATTCCCACTGCGGAACCCCCGGAGAGCCCCCTGCcctaccagcagcagcagcatcagcagccTCCGTTCCTGAGAGAGAAGAATCTACGAGGCTCTGCAAAGGGGTGATCCCCAGGCAGGGGCGAGGAGTCGCGATGGAGAAGGGCTCGCAAGTTTTCCCAAATCCGGGATCCGGAACAACAACGCTGCCTCGTGCCTCTGCCGCCTCCTGGTCCCCTCGGAGCTGCGCGGGGCGATCCCGGATCCGACTCGGGAATGAGGACGCGGAATCGGCAGCAGGCAGGAAAATCCAAGACAGTGAGGAGGCGGGCCCTGAAATGAACGAGAAGGATTTCATGAGAAAAACCCAACAAAGCCATTCACAGAGCAGAACCGAGACGGAAGAGTTAAAAGCATCGCAGAGCttcggagagggagagggaagcgACTGGGGACAAATAAAGCTTTCAGAGAACAACAAACTGTCAACGTCATCAtccagtgcagcagcagcagcagaatccAAACCAGCAGCCGTGTACGTGAACCCGTGCGTGCTGGAGGAGAGGGACTGGGAATCCCGCTTTGCCGTGCTGGAGATGGAAGACTCGAGCGACGCGGGGGCCGGGCAGCGCAAGGCTAAGGGGGCGGCGCGGTCAAGGCGGTGCAAGCCTGCcaccagtgctgctgctgctgctgctgggaagAGGGAGGTGAGGACCGTGCTAGTGTGCGCTGAGACAGCCTGCCCTGATCTGACTCACACCGAGGCGGAGGGAAGTCTCCAGGGAGCAGCTGGGGCAGGCGGACAGACAGACCCTGCCTCGGCCGCCCAGGATCGAGAGGAGGGGGGACCCCACCCCATTACCCCAGCTGCTGCCCGGGGGAGCCCCGAGTCTGAGAGAGAGGACACGGGGGCCACACAGAGCTGCGAGGATCACAGCGAGTGGGACTCTGAGTTTCTGCAGAGCTGCTCCACGCAG cgctTCCCTGACTCCTGCTCTCTCCCGGCTCCGCTCCCCGTCCTTGGGACAGAGTCCGGTGGTTCTGCCCTGGAGCTGCCTCTCTCCATCGGCTCCATCTCGGACTCGCAGCTCCACGAGATCACACTGGG GGAGGCGATGCCCGAGCCCCGGTCCCAGTCTCTGCAGGACTACGAGGACGCCAGCGAGCTGGTGTGCGGACTCATAGAGGAGCTCTCGCAGATCAA CCGGCTCATCATGCTGACTCACCGGGAGCTGCAGTCTGGAAGGAACCCCCGCAGGGCCAGGCTGGGCTGGAGGGGAGCTGCTCGctacaccgccaaccccaaggacctgtaa
- the LOC117398399 gene encoding break repair meiotic recombinase recruitment factor 1-like isoform X1: MSKRKRQQSAGGKRKGTTKKKKVTQEKASGTVNEESAACGQQAELRCEDDRAAPSSAEERGVAGSRSESEGGDGAHKLSPGVKDCFLPLAQNILPGRSSTAGLSCDDDEEDDDDVAQPSAPEDTTSDQHRGVGEGPGQGDATLHSHGGAQGPNHKASTSGEQRQEADPERQQPTVTEQGGAGEGVQELLPHPEGCGTPGLKASLGLEGTETQGGGVAGSPQGGLACLLGSAEAVFTEGGKQSKSAKPKHVETYPETQAETSADLQGKGVAEPCIEAGAQPAPPHSHCGTPGEPPALPAAAASAASVPEREESTRLCKGVIPRQGRGVAMEKGSQVFPNPGSGTTTLPRASAASWSPRSCAGRSRIRLGNEDAESAAGRKIQDSEEAGPEMNEKDFMRKTQQSHSQSRTETEELKASQSFGEGEGSDWGQIKLSENNKLSTSSSSAAAAAESKPAAVYVNPCVLEERDWESRFAVLEMEDSSDAGAGQRKAKGAARSRRCKPATSAAAAAAGKREVRTVLVCAETACPDLTHTEAEGSLQGAAGAGGQTDPASAAQDREEGGPHPITPAAARGSPESEREDTGATQSCEDHSEWDSEFLQSCSTQRFPDSCSLPAPLPVLGTESGGSALELPLSIGSISDSQLHEITLGEAMPEPRSQSLQDYEDASELVCGLIEELSQINRLIMLTHRELQSGRNPRRARLGWRGAARYTANPKDL; the protein is encoded by the exons ATGTCTAAAAGGAAGAGGCAACAATCTGCAG GCGGTAAGCGAAAAGGAAcgacaaagaaaaagaaagtaaCACAGGAGAAGGCTTCGGGGACTGTGAACGAGGAGAGCGCCGCCTGTGGTCAGCAAGCGGAACTGCGCTGTGAGGATGACCGCGCTGCCCCGAGCAgcgcagaggagagaggagtcgcAGGGAG CAGGTCAGAGAGTGAGGGGGGAGACGGCGCTCACAAACTCAGCCCTGGAGTGAAGGACTGCTTCCTACCGTTAGCCCAG AATATCCTCCCGGGCCGCTCCTCCACTGCGGGCTTATCCTgcgatgatgatgaggaggatgatgatgatgtcgcTCAGCCCAGCGCGCCGGAGGATACCACTTCGGACCAGCACAGGGGGGTAGGGGAAGGGCCGGGGCAGGGAGACGCCACCCTCCACAGTCACGGGGGAGCGCAGGGGCCGAACCACAAAGCCAGCACttcgggagagcagagacagGAGGCAGATCCAGAGAGGCAGCAGCCCACTGTAACGGAGCAAGGGGGGGCAGGAGAGGGGGTGCAGGAGCTCCTACCCCATCCCGAGGGGTGCGGGACCCCTGGATTAAAAGCCTCTCTGGGGTTGGAGGGTACAGAAACGCAGGGCGGTGGTGTTGCTGGTAGTCCACAGGGAGGGCTAGCCTGTTTATTAGGGAGCGCGGAGGCTGTGTTTACAGAGGGGGGGAAGCAGTCCAAGTCAGCCAAGCCGAAACACGTTGAGACTTACCCCGAGACACAGGCTGAAACATCGGCCGATCTGCAGGGAAAGGGGGTGGCGGAGCCTTGCATCGAAGCTGGGGCTCAGCCTGCACCCCCACATTCCCACTGCGGAACCCCCGGAGAGCCCCCTGCcctaccagcagcagcagcatcagcagccTCCGTTCCTGAGAGAGAAGAATCTACGAGGCTCTGCAAAGGGGTGATCCCCAGGCAGGGGCGAGGAGTCGCGATGGAGAAGGGCTCGCAAGTTTTCCCAAATCCGGGATCCGGAACAACAACGCTGCCTCGTGCCTCTGCCGCCTCCTGGTCCCCTCGGAGCTGCGCGGGGCGATCCCGGATCCGACTCGGGAATGAGGACGCGGAATCGGCAGCAGGCAGGAAAATCCAAGACAGTGAGGAGGCGGGCCCTGAAATGAACGAGAAGGATTTCATGAGAAAAACCCAACAAAGCCATTCACAGAGCAGAACCGAGACGGAAGAGTTAAAAGCATCGCAGAGCttcggagagggagagggaagcgACTGGGGACAAATAAAGCTTTCAGAGAACAACAAACTGTCAACGTCATCAtccagtgcagcagcagcagcagaatccAAACCAGCAGCCGTGTACGTGAACCCGTGCGTGCTGGAGGAGAGGGACTGGGAATCCCGCTTTGCCGTGCTGGAGATGGAAGACTCGAGCGACGCGGGGGCCGGGCAGCGCAAGGCTAAGGGGGCGGCGCGGTCAAGGCGGTGCAAGCCTGCcaccagtgctgctgctgctgctgctgggaagAGGGAGGTGAGGACCGTGCTAGTGTGCGCTGAGACAGCCTGCCCTGATCTGACTCACACCGAGGCGGAGGGAAGTCTCCAGGGAGCAGCTGGGGCAGGCGGACAGACAGACCCTGCCTCGGCCGCCCAGGATCGAGAGGAGGGGGGACCCCACCCCATTACCCCAGCTGCTGCCCGGGGGAGCCCCGAGTCTGAGAGAGAGGACACGGGGGCCACACAGAGCTGCGAGGATCACAGCGAGTGGGACTCTGAGTTTCTGCAGAGCTGCTCCACGCAG cgctTCCCTGACTCCTGCTCTCTCCCGGCTCCGCTCCCCGTCCTTGGGACAGAGTCCGGTGGTTCTGCCCTGGAGCTGCCTCTCTCCATCGGCTCCATCTCGGACTCGCAGCTCCACGAGATCACACTGGG GGAGGCGATGCCCGAGCCCCGGTCCCAGTCTCTGCAGGACTACGAGGACGCCAGCGAGCTGGTGTGCGGACTCATAGAGGAGCTCTCGCAGATCAA CCGGCTCATCATGCTGACTCACCGGGAGCTGCAGTCTGGAAGGAACCCCCGCAGGGCCAGGCTGGGCTGGAGGGGAGCTGCTCGctacaccgccaaccccaaggacctgtaa